One genomic segment of Aquipluma nitroreducens includes these proteins:
- a CDS encoding methyltransferase family protein: protein MKASYLIKHVFGTFIIFSILFISAGKIAYWQGLIYVSIGFLMVVLNYTVLRIDPELSKERSKPAEDTKKWDKVLLGISFIATISMYVIAGLDSGRYHWSPDFHWSIYLIGAILTALGQLLFLIAQKQNRFFSSTVRIQTDRDHTVCDTGLYKIVRHPAYLGSIIQSVGFPFIFGSLWSTIPVCAMIILLIIRTSLEDETLRNELKGYIEYSGKTRYKIIPYIW from the coding sequence ATAATTTTCTCAATCCTGTTTATCAGTGCTGGTAAAATCGCTTATTGGCAAGGGCTGATTTATGTGTCAATTGGGTTTCTGATGGTAGTTTTAAACTATACTGTTCTGCGGATAGATCCTGAATTGTCGAAAGAGCGCTCAAAGCCTGCCGAAGACACCAAGAAATGGGATAAGGTGCTACTGGGAATCTCTTTCATTGCCACCATTTCAATGTATGTTATTGCCGGACTTGATTCGGGCCGTTATCATTGGTCGCCCGATTTTCACTGGAGCATCTATCTGATTGGGGCAATTCTAACAGCTTTAGGGCAACTTTTATTTCTCATTGCTCAAAAACAGAATCGATTTTTTTCAAGTACAGTCCGGATTCAAACAGATAGAGATCATACGGTTTGCGACACCGGATTATACAAAATAGTCAGGCATCCTGCTTATCTGGGTTCGATTATCCAGTCAGTAGGATTTCCATTCATCTTTGGATCGTTGTGGAGTACCATACCGGTATGTGCGATGATTATTCTACTGATCATACGGACTAGTCTTGAGGATGAAACTTTGAGAAATGAATTGAAAGGTTATATCGAATATTCCGGGAAAACCCGATACAAGATTATTCCATATATCTGGTAA